A section of the Chitinivibrionales bacterium genome encodes:
- a CDS encoding discoidin domain-containing protein has protein sequence MEKITRFLKNSNGVVMVISLVIMLAVTAIGIAMVANAAMSSTIAKNYRNEIQSFYAADGQMTMLSQAVIDSTDTNWTRVSLWRGKKCGNAYTFVSDSASSVNGTNVASFAIDGNQTTRWESTQGVDPQWIWVNLGSSKKIYCVAIDWENASAASYHLDGSNDKSTWTTLKSLSGLTGARTDSITGLSGNYQYIRIYGLTRSTTYGYSIYEISVYPDTLGMASNDTLFPRSLITMTASSTNAGSPANVNDGNSSTSWTSNASDPQWIYANCGSPIYISKVIINWAHNSSGKSYTIDGSTDGKYWTTIKSFSSTDTTNQRLDTISGLTGSYQYIRMSGATRNGSSGYCINEMPIYAYSVAPRLDTTIYGRYKVQWSVQMVDTDMYTISTLSWDSLQKWGQVFKTPLKQSIEKLGNLKSMAPSQLDTVKVRFYDFHSGRVCPEFENVHRSGVHKNMVSQYLDGQRKPQVGTQPRTNQYIKYWFRDWNGAGGGKGDSTIPIYLNVVSPWKDTSPCTVLRYDTKHFTAARGNSLRRWVYDGTPKWGACHVNELAWPDSLFKIDTTVKNGGILNDTAFKNAIVDTFLVFNLSDPTTGTYSYGNGAFFLLDNKGFGKEWSTENTGVGDSTYISQHNYSFTMSMDTTFIMVPGLKFCFTGDDDIWLYLNNRLEMDLGGPHQAASDTVLVDTVAGLTNYQKYNFDFFYCERHSVNSDIYITTNMLVFHRKTFNERSWHRDYGFTD, from the coding sequence ATGGAAAAAATAACGAGGTTTCTGAAAAATTCCAACGGCGTGGTCATGGTGATTTCCCTGGTCATCATGCTTGCGGTCACCGCAATCGGCATAGCCATGGTGGCCAACGCGGCGATGAGCTCCACCATCGCGAAGAATTACCGCAACGAGATCCAATCATTTTACGCGGCGGACGGACAGATGACCATGCTCTCCCAGGCCGTGATCGATTCCACCGACACCAACTGGACGCGCGTGAGTCTTTGGAGAGGGAAAAAATGCGGAAATGCCTACACTTTCGTATCGGATTCCGCCTCGTCGGTGAACGGCACCAATGTCGCTTCGTTTGCGATCGACGGCAATCAGACCACACGATGGGAGAGCACGCAGGGAGTTGACCCCCAATGGATTTGGGTCAATCTCGGAAGCTCAAAAAAAATCTATTGTGTTGCGATTGACTGGGAAAATGCCAGTGCCGCCTCATATCATCTTGACGGGTCCAACGATAAATCGACTTGGACAACTCTAAAGTCTTTATCCGGGCTAACAGGCGCCCGAACCGATTCCATCACCGGATTAAGCGGCAACTACCAATATATTCGCATTTATGGTTTAACCCGATCGACCACTTACGGATATTCAATTTATGAAATAAGCGTTTATCCCGACACCTTGGGGATGGCCTCAAACGACACCCTCTTTCCACGCTCCTTAATCACGATGACGGCCAGCTCCACAAACGCAGGTTCTCCCGCCAATGTCAACGACGGTAACAGCTCCACATCCTGGACAAGCAACGCGTCTGACCCTCAATGGATATACGCCAATTGCGGCAGCCCTATTTATATCAGCAAAGTCATTATTAATTGGGCACATAACTCATCGGGCAAGAGCTATACCATAGACGGCTCCACCGACGGCAAATACTGGACAACGATAAAATCTTTTTCAAGCACCGATACCACGAATCAGCGCCTTGATACCATTTCCGGTCTCACAGGAAGTTATCAATATATACGCATGAGCGGCGCCACCCGCAACGGAAGCTCGGGCTATTGCATAAATGAAATGCCCATTTATGCTTATTCGGTCGCTCCAAGGTTAGATACTACAATTTACGGCAGATACAAGGTACAATGGTCGGTCCAAATGGTTGATACCGACATGTACACCATTTCCACGCTTTCCTGGGATTCGCTGCAGAAATGGGGACAGGTTTTTAAAACGCCGCTCAAGCAATCCATTGAAAAGTTGGGCAACCTGAAGTCCATGGCGCCTTCTCAGTTGGACACAGTAAAGGTAAGGTTCTACGATTTCCATTCCGGCAGAGTGTGCCCGGAATTTGAAAATGTTCATCGTTCCGGAGTTCATAAAAACATGGTGAGTCAATACTTGGATGGTCAACGTAAACCGCAGGTGGGCACCCAACCACGCACAAACCAATATATAAAATATTGGTTCAGGGACTGGAACGGAGCCGGCGGCGGCAAGGGCGATTCAACAATTCCAATCTACCTCAATGTGGTCTCGCCATGGAAGGACACGAGCCCATGCACGGTTCTCAGGTATGATACAAAACACTTTACTGCCGCCAGGGGAAATAGTCTCAGAAGGTGGGTATACGACGGAACTCCCAAATGGGGAGCGTGTCACGTGAACGAACTTGCATGGCCCGACTCTTTATTTAAAATTGATACAACGGTAAAGAACGGCGGCATTCTAAATGATACGGCGTTTAAAAATGCGATCGTCGACACCTTTCTTGTTTTCAATCTTTCTGATCCAACTACCGGAACCTACAGTTACGGAAACGGCGCCTTCTTCCTTTTGGATAATAAAGGTTTTGGCAAGGAGTGGTCAACAGAAAATACGGGCGTAGGTGATTCCACGTACATTTCACAACACAATTATAGCTTCACCATGTCGATGGATACAACCTTTATCATGGTACCGGGACTCAAATTTTGCTTCACCGGGGATGATGACATCTGGCTGTATCTCAATAACAGGCTCGAAATGGACCTGGGAGGGCCGCACCAGGCCGCATCGGACACGGTGCTGGTCGACACCGTGGCGGGACTAACGAATTATCAGAAATATAATTTTGATTTTTTCTATTGTGAGCGCCACAGCGTGAATTCCGATATCTACATCACCACAAACATGCTGGTGTTCCACAGGAAAACGTTCAATGAGCGCTCATGGCACCGCGACTATGGGTTCACCGATTAA
- a CDS encoding transglutaminase family protein — MAVYGDDDTVSLRRFYRVLDNAATVLAQSLGDKKKSPAAADSIIALVYDSWKIGFDPADTIPGTLLPHLVFKNKKGACLGVSLVMLMLAERIGCPMYGVMLPGHFFCRYDDGIKRFNIEPNKSGFSHPDGYYRERYPVAGKPWYDLSSLVKSKTIGMLCYNAGTLCMNRGRHGVAILYFREAAARISGFGEATGNLALAYAAAGKPDSSLAVFETLFAAHPDFANLAANYGGVAMAAKQYDKAVEVFKKGLEYFPEDTVLLSGLSRATAKKELQNENKIP, encoded by the coding sequence ATGGCGGTTTATGGCGATGACGATACCGTTTCCCTTCGCCGCTTTTACCGCGTCCTCGACAACGCAGCGACCGTCCTGGCGCAATCGCTCGGTGATAAAAAAAAATCACCCGCCGCTGCAGATTCGATTATCGCACTTGTCTATGACTCATGGAAAATCGGATTTGATCCCGCCGATACCATCCCCGGAACTCTTCTTCCCCACCTCGTATTTAAAAACAAAAAGGGCGCGTGCCTGGGCGTTTCCCTTGTCATGCTCATGCTTGCCGAAAGGATCGGATGCCCGATGTACGGCGTGATGCTGCCGGGCCATTTTTTCTGCAGATATGACGATGGAATAAAGCGGTTCAACATCGAGCCCAACAAGTCCGGTTTCAGCCATCCGGACGGCTATTACCGGGAACGGTATCCTGTCGCAGGCAAACCCTGGTACGATCTTTCGAGCCTTGTAAAAAGCAAAACCATCGGCATGCTCTGCTACAACGCCGGCACGCTATGCATGAACCGCGGGCGGCACGGCGTGGCAATCTTGTATTTCAGGGAGGCCGCGGCAAGGATCAGCGGCTTTGGCGAGGCAACGGGGAACCTCGCGCTCGCATACGCGGCCGCGGGGAAGCCGGATTCGTCGCTGGCGGTGTTTGAAACGCTGTTTGCCGCGCATCCCGATTTTGCAAACCTCGCCGCGAATTACGGCGGCGTCGCGATGGCGGCCAAACAGTACGATAAGGCCGTTGAGGTCTTTAAAAAAGGGCTGGAGTATTTCCCGGAGGATACGGTGCTGCTATCCGGGTTAAGCCGGGCCACAGCTAAAAAAGAATTACAAAACGAAAATAAAATCCCTTGA
- a CDS encoding carboxypeptidase-like regulatory domain-containing protein: MFFTKRICAAGIIALVLAAAAFPADTVVVEITGYVSDWAGQPVKGASVHLKNANLTVATDTMVGDPGPGYFRFDALVPMAVQAPIQKAASVSRPFLASDGLHFSVSQNTQQVKIDLFTLSGRKAFELVNSSMKQGNYRVPIRAAMQTSQTYVVRARIGDQTSFFKVPMLGSRVGSAAVQAFTGKTPANSLAKKAAVIDSLIVSMPSIGTNSWPIESYSGSHYLILRTPAQMQNKVLSFTCTTNQGTTDNDPAVTLCTTIFAKDMSGNLDYRNTMFVNWWLSQEGYSYPQYIVNPDWRGPDSNAWATFKSSNTAYVDAITKATPIIGKCSFEFNPGNLTLTAGIPYRFCFEMNVDNQYNIMYSDSITLGTQTVVRTPAIQYVPSADPAASVVPLADMVISYQ, encoded by the coding sequence ATGTTTTTTACCAAAAGGATCTGTGCCGCAGGTATCATTGCGCTTGTTCTCGCTGCTGCTGCTTTTCCTGCCGACACTGTTGTTGTTGAGATCACGGGGTATGTATCCGACTGGGCGGGACAGCCCGTGAAGGGAGCATCGGTCCATCTGAAAAACGCTAATTTGACTGTTGCTACCGATACCATGGTCGGCGATCCCGGACCCGGTTACTTTAGATTTGACGCTCTTGTTCCCATGGCGGTACAGGCACCGATCCAAAAGGCCGCTTCCGTCTCACGGCCGTTCCTGGCGTCGGACGGCCTCCATTTCAGCGTGAGCCAGAATACGCAGCAGGTGAAAATCGATCTTTTCACCCTGTCCGGCAGAAAGGCATTTGAACTTGTCAATTCGAGCATGAAACAAGGGAATTACCGGGTGCCGATCCGCGCCGCGATGCAAACATCGCAGACCTATGTCGTTCGCGCCCGTATTGGAGACCAGACTTCATTCTTCAAGGTGCCCATGCTCGGTAGCCGTGTCGGTTCGGCGGCGGTGCAGGCTTTTACCGGCAAAACTCCCGCGAACAGCCTCGCCAAAAAAGCGGCTGTGATCGACAGCCTCATTGTTTCGATGCCGAGCATCGGAACCAACAGCTGGCCTATTGAATCGTACAGTGGTTCGCATTACCTGATACTCAGAACCCCGGCGCAGATGCAGAACAAGGTCCTGAGCTTCACCTGCACCACAAACCAGGGAACCACCGACAATGATCCGGCGGTCACGCTCTGCACCACGATATTTGCCAAGGACATGAGCGGAAACCTGGATTACCGGAATACCATGTTTGTCAACTGGTGGCTTTCACAAGAAGGATATTCCTATCCGCAATATATCGTGAATCCTGATTGGAGGGGGCCCGACTCTAACGCATGGGCCACCTTCAAGAGCAGTAATACGGCGTACGTGGACGCAATAACGAAGGCGACGCCGATTATCGGAAAGTGTTCATTTGAATTTAATCCCGGCAATCTGACGCTCACTGCGGGGATCCCTTACCGGTTCTGCTTTGAGATGAATGTTGACAATCAATACAACATCATGTATTCAGACAGCATCACGCTGGGCACCCAGACCGTGGTGCGGACGCCGGCCATTCAATATGTTCCATCAGCAGACCCTGCCGCGTCCGTTGTCCCGCTCGCCGATATGGTCATTTCTTACCAATAG
- a CDS encoding T9SS type A sorting domain-containing protein, whose product MRFFLLFLFLFAVPHGVYPQKSDSIFSHAKKQLGTNQPTYTSPWLHQHGNKDPLSQNQPNPASSYTIIYFYVAQSGPVSLKLYDARGKLIGYFVDGPGTGGTTYRVLFPVNFLAAGEYFYCFMTSEFSIVKKMVVVK is encoded by the coding sequence ATGCGTTTTTTTCTTCTGTTTTTGTTTTTGTTTGCGGTTCCGCATGGCGTATATCCTCAGAAAAGCGATTCCATTTTTTCCCATGCCAAAAAACAATTAGGGACGAACCAACCGACCTACACCTCACCCTGGCTGCATCAGCACGGCAACAAGGACCCGCTCTCCCAGAACCAGCCCAATCCCGCTTCAAGCTATACCATTATTTACTTCTACGTCGCGCAGTCGGGCCCGGTCAGCCTCAAACTGTATGATGCAAGAGGAAAACTCATTGGCTACTTTGTCGACGGCCCCGGAACCGGCGGGACAACCTACCGCGTGCTTTTCCCCGTGAATTTCCTGGCCGCGGGGGAATACTTCTATTGTTTCATGACCAGCGAGTTCTCTATTGTAAAGAAGATGGTGGTGGTAAAATAA
- a CDS encoding MFS transporter, translating into MALSEPAVRKSDTPWVNLTVAWLGWLFDGMEMGIYSLIAVPALKMLMHTQDMGLVLPKVGLLFALFLLGAALGGYVFGALGDKIGRVKSLAATVIVYSLFTGLSAACTDVWQFGACRFLGALGLGGEWGLGVALVMESWSNKSRPALAGILGAAANVGFLVCAIIAIILTKYAGGVNEHWRIILLIGIVPAITVLFMLLGVQEPAAWKKIKERGEKASFSELFQKGLAYKTIMGCLIASIVVLGTWGVFQWIPSWVDQMAASSKTPYQKPITQMFMAFGQIIGAFFGGFIAEWIGRRKSYALFCIGSLCASLVLFYFVKSYGPLLWTLAAAAGVFSTAFFGWLPLYLPELFPTRIRATGEGITYNFGRIVAAIGVFAGIGNLYHVFGAGARAFAKASSVMACVYLVGLILIWFLPETKGQKLPE; encoded by the coding sequence ATGGCACTATCAGAACCTGCCGTCAGAAAATCCGACACCCCCTGGGTCAACCTCACCGTCGCCTGGCTCGGCTGGCTGTTTGACGGAATGGAAATGGGGATTTATTCACTCATCGCCGTTCCGGCGCTCAAAATGCTCATGCACACACAGGACATGGGGCTCGTCCTTCCCAAGGTCGGTCTTCTGTTCGCCCTGTTTCTCCTCGGCGCCGCGCTGGGGGGGTACGTATTTGGCGCGCTGGGCGACAAGATTGGCAGGGTCAAGTCGCTGGCCGCGACCGTGATCGTTTATTCGCTCTTTACGGGGCTCAGTGCGGCCTGCACCGACGTCTGGCAGTTCGGCGCGTGCAGGTTCCTCGGCGCGCTCGGCCTGGGCGGCGAATGGGGACTCGGCGTCGCGCTCGTTATGGAATCGTGGTCGAACAAGAGCCGCCCCGCGCTTGCAGGCATACTCGGCGCCGCCGCAAATGTGGGTTTCCTTGTTTGTGCAATTATAGCCATCATCTTGACAAAATACGCAGGCGGAGTAAACGAGCACTGGCGTATAATCCTCCTTATCGGTATCGTGCCGGCGATAACAGTCTTGTTCATGCTACTCGGCGTGCAGGAGCCTGCGGCGTGGAAAAAAATAAAAGAGCGGGGTGAAAAGGCATCGTTTTCGGAACTTTTTCAAAAGGGACTAGCCTACAAAACCATCATGGGATGCCTTATCGCTTCGATTGTCGTGCTTGGCACGTGGGGTGTGTTCCAATGGATACCTTCATGGGTTGATCAGATGGCCGCTTCTAGCAAGACGCCGTATCAGAAGCCAATAACCCAGATGTTCATGGCATTCGGCCAGATAATCGGCGCTTTTTTCGGCGGATTTATTGCGGAATGGATAGGCCGAAGGAAATCCTATGCACTGTTCTGCATCGGCAGTTTATGCGCATCGCTTGTACTTTTCTATTTTGTCAAGTCCTATGGCCCGCTGCTCTGGACACTTGCGGCCGCGGCCGGTGTGTTCAGCACCGCGTTTTTCGGCTGGCTACCCCTGTACCTGCCCGAGCTCTTCCCCACCCGGATAAGGGCGACGGGAGAAGGCATCACCTACAATTTTGGCCGTATCGTCGCGGCAATCGGGGTCTTTGCCGGAATCGGCAACCTGTACCACGTTTTCGGCGCAGGGGCAAGGGCTTTCGCAAAGGCAAGCTCGGTCATGGCATGCGTGTATCTTGTCGGCCTTATCCTTATCTGGTTCCTGCCCGAAACAAAAGGACAGAAATTGCCAGAGTAA
- a CDS encoding sulfite exporter TauE/SafE family protein, with the protein MSTLLAKIWKVIFISLLFVALSLNPVLAHNTSWNKALIIQNGNQLTLKLRVVQVDLLGEVDKGIDSTAVLSTKEWNELLPKIKSYVFDNIALKIDGSPVTNVVDESWKLEDNSNGAAAVDTLMRAIEISRSWNFAGVPHTVEFKPDLLEHVVLPVKWVVVLATDRTKDRRLFKVISRGETAYFDFDKSAFVNQAGKLLSGSDESTLWGRISLFVKTGFNTFSLEKIFKPGENPSILIIYLFLAIIIGALHALSPGHGKALIGAYIIGNRGTVADAVTLGIVTAISHTLSVLVLGVIILIAFNSVVPPRMNLYLNVASGSIIIIIGALMSRKRLMELNHADDHHGRFHDHHTHSHDHDEEHGHSHDEHNDFEHSYHHLEEHRHSHSENELHEFSHGHGHSHSHEHSLEHEHAHGHQHVTMESIQKKGFMTNVIMGISGGMVPCPTALVVLFLAVSVKKVALGLLLIVFFSFGLAATLTILGILFAKGSSLINKYDKSKFLPKLPVFSSILIILIGAAIVIRAMLAQG; encoded by the coding sequence ATGAGCACGCTGTTGGCTAAAATCTGGAAAGTGATTTTTATTTCCCTGTTATTCGTAGCCTTGTCGCTAAATCCCGTTCTTGCCCACAATACAAGCTGGAACAAGGCGCTTATCATACAAAATGGAAATCAATTAACCTTGAAATTGCGGGTGGTTCAGGTTGATCTACTGGGCGAGGTGGACAAAGGAATAGACAGCACAGCAGTTCTCAGCACCAAAGAATGGAACGAATTGCTGCCTAAAATCAAGAGCTACGTTTTTGATAATATTGCTCTCAAAATCGACGGTAGTCCGGTAACGAACGTCGTCGACGAAAGCTGGAAGCTTGAAGACAACTCAAACGGCGCCGCAGCGGTTGACACTCTCATGCGCGCAATTGAAATTTCCCGGTCATGGAACTTTGCCGGCGTTCCGCACACCGTCGAATTCAAACCCGATCTGCTCGAGCATGTTGTGCTGCCGGTCAAATGGGTGGTCGTGCTGGCCACCGACCGGACAAAAGACCGGAGATTGTTCAAGGTTATTTCACGCGGGGAAACGGCCTACTTCGATTTTGACAAGAGCGCATTCGTCAACCAAGCCGGCAAATTGTTGTCCGGTTCGGACGAAAGCACCCTCTGGGGCAGAATTTCATTGTTCGTAAAAACAGGCTTCAACACCTTCAGCCTCGAAAAAATATTCAAGCCGGGCGAAAATCCTTCCATCCTTATTATTTACCTCTTCCTTGCAATTATAATCGGCGCGCTCCATGCGCTCTCCCCCGGTCATGGGAAGGCGCTGATCGGGGCATATATCATCGGGAATAGAGGTACTGTTGCCGATGCCGTTACGCTGGGAATCGTCACGGCAATCAGTCATACCCTCAGCGTTCTCGTCCTCGGAGTAATTATTTTGATCGCATTTAATTCCGTGGTCCCGCCGCGGATGAATCTCTATCTCAATGTCGCATCGGGTTCGATTATCATCATCATCGGCGCGCTCATGTCCAGAAAACGTCTCATGGAATTGAACCACGCAGACGATCATCATGGCCGTTTCCACGATCACCACACGCATTCACACGACCATGATGAGGAGCACGGTCATTCACATGATGAGCATAACGATTTTGAGCATTCATATCATCACCTTGAGGAGCACCGCCATTCACACTCTGAAAACGAATTACATGAGTTTTCGCATGGGCACGGACATTCACATTCGCACGAGCATTCCCTTGAACATGAACATGCGCATGGACATCAGCACGTTACAATGGAATCGATCCAGAAGAAAGGATTCATGACGAATGTAATAATGGGGATTTCCGGCGGTATGGTTCCCTGTCCAACGGCACTGGTTGTTCTTTTTCTTGCCGTTTCGGTCAAGAAAGTTGCCCTTGGTTTATTGCTGATTGTTTTCTTCAGCTTCGGCCTTGCGGCAACGCTGACCATTCTGGGAATTCTGTTTGCAAAAGGTTCTTCGCTCATCAACAAATACGACAAAAGCAAATTCTTGCCAAAATTGCCTGTTTTCAGCTCGATACTGATTATTCTAATTGGTGCGGCAATCGTAATCAGGGCAATGCTTGCGCAGGGATAA
- a CDS encoding ThuA domain-containing protein has protein sequence MLRLKFWGVAAALLVMVFCVGVSLGYPRQNGLKSVLDLSDMGPVGHPVADGDTMLKHLSAKFGFQLTIVKTPVPITRANLQQYDVVIFNQTSYAGTTLNADEQLALHDYLEIDRGGWIGWHGAGATHATWAWYIDSLIGADFTNHGGVVRAEMYTNLQLATNDTFKIFFGNVPDTFWTSEEWYNLTPNPYNLPFLHMLQYVDEASYGVTVMGPHHPVTWCQIFPNGGRAFYCSRGHTSACFTETTMDSTIWDALQWCGSQLPIVSVAPQENFLHSKGGEDIAKWNFNEPTRLNVYNLAGQLVASKWVKSLAEAQNALPAGCHVVRIMDGSGRTAKQMTVVK, from the coding sequence ATGCTTAGGTTAAAATTCTGGGGCGTGGCTGCAGCCTTGTTGGTTATGGTGTTCTGTGTGGGTGTTTCTTTGGGATACCCCAGGCAAAATGGGCTAAAAAGCGTGCTTGATCTTTCAGACATGGGCCCTGTGGGGCATCCGGTTGCAGACGGGGATACTATGTTAAAACATCTGTCCGCAAAATTCGGTTTTCAGCTCACTATCGTGAAAACCCCAGTGCCGATCACCAGGGCCAACCTGCAGCAATACGACGTGGTTATTTTTAACCAGACCTCCTATGCCGGAACAACCCTTAATGCCGATGAACAGCTCGCATTGCACGATTACCTGGAAATCGATCGTGGTGGCTGGATCGGCTGGCACGGCGCAGGGGCTACTCATGCCACATGGGCATGGTATATCGATTCCCTGATTGGCGCAGATTTCACGAATCACGGCGGTGTTGTGCGGGCGGAAATGTACACCAACCTTCAACTGGCCACGAACGATACATTCAAAATCTTTTTCGGTAATGTGCCTGATACCTTCTGGACGAGCGAGGAATGGTATAATCTGACTCCTAATCCGTACAACCTCCCCTTTTTACATATGCTTCAATACGTCGACGAAGCATCGTATGGAGTTACGGTAATGGGTCCGCATCACCCTGTTACATGGTGCCAGATTTTTCCTAACGGAGGGAGAGCCTTTTATTGCAGCCGCGGTCATACCTCGGCATGTTTTACCGAAACGACGATGGACTCCACGATCTGGGATGCTTTGCAATGGTGCGGTTCACAATTGCCGATTGTCTCTGTTGCCCCTCAAGAGAACTTCCTGCATTCCAAGGGGGGTGAGGACATTGCAAAATGGAATTTTAATGAGCCGACACGTTTGAATGTTTACAATCTTGCAGGACAACTTGTGGCATCAAAATGGGTTAAAAGTCTTGCCGAAGCCCAGAATGCCCTTCCTGCGGGCTGCCATGTCGTGCGTATCATGGACGGGTCGGGACGCACCGCGAAGCAGATGACAGTGGTAAAGTAA
- a CDS encoding aldo/keto reductase, producing MDQDKKQISRRKFLADAAALSSAPIIASCSGGSKMPLPSNIQTENPNAPVSKPAVSGDCLMTRRPLGNTGLQVSILGFGGGTKFAALSDPAGRYAALDAALAGGVNYFDTCVEYGTAATLGNYFSAASCPVSRDQVIIVDKLDARDYTGAKTSLASELALLKTSYVDILLMHNIASTDDITTFAASTGAWTYLQEAKKNGLARFIGFSSMDNTAGGGNLVTWINSTMNPDVCTLAMNITGYGNMKNTAAPAARAKGMGVSCIKTLLGVVGAAHPIAACFGGLLSLKDANGDWLVSTLIVGHDGVGFANGAAEVTANCATMNQLYPPAPCTGVLSDNNPYNYDDLERSAKSLAGPHALPWARPDFKDNGKPYIWA from the coding sequence ATGGATCAGGACAAAAAACAGATCAGCCGGCGCAAGTTCCTCGCCGATGCAGCGGCCTTGTCTTCCGCGCCGATTATTGCCTCGTGTTCAGGCGGCAGCAAGATGCCCTTGCCGTCAAACATCCAGACAGAAAATCCCAATGCACCGGTTTCCAAGCCAGCCGTCTCCGGTGATTGCCTTATGACGAGGCGGCCGTTAGGGAACACCGGATTACAGGTCTCCATTCTCGGATTCGGCGGCGGCACAAAGTTCGCGGCCCTCTCCGATCCTGCGGGCAGGTACGCCGCCCTTGACGCCGCGCTTGCCGGCGGCGTCAATTATTTCGACACGTGCGTTGAATACGGAACCGCGGCCACCCTTGGAAACTATTTTTCCGCAGCGAGCTGCCCGGTGTCGCGGGACCAGGTAATCATCGTTGACAAACTTGACGCGCGCGACTATACAGGAGCCAAAACCAGTCTGGCGAGCGAGCTTGCGCTGTTGAAAACTTCTTATGTCGATATCCTGCTCATGCACAATATCGCTTCCACTGATGATATCACCACCTTCGCGGCCTCCACCGGCGCATGGACGTACCTGCAGGAGGCGAAGAAAAACGGTCTGGCGCGATTCATCGGCTTCTCAAGCATGGACAACACAGCCGGCGGCGGCAATCTTGTCACGTGGATAAACAGTACCATGAATCCGGATGTATGCACGCTGGCAATGAACATCACAGGATACGGCAATATGAAGAACACCGCTGCACCTGCCGCTCGCGCAAAAGGAATGGGCGTTTCGTGCATTAAAACACTGCTCGGAGTAGTCGGCGCCGCTCATCCCATTGCGGCCTGCTTCGGCGGCCTGCTCAGTCTCAAGGACGCAAACGGTGACTGGCTCGTATCCACCTTAATAGTGGGCCATGACGGCGTTGGTTTCGCAAACGGCGCCGCCGAAGTGACCGCCAACTGCGCGACCATGAACCAGCTGTACCCGCCCGCGCCCTGCACGGGCGTGCTCTCGGACAATAATCCGTACAATTACGACGATCTCGAGCGCAGCGCCAAGTCGCTTGCAGGGCCGCACGCCCTACCCTGGGCACGGCCGGATTTCAAGGACAACGGAAAACCCTATATATGGGCATGA